The Blautia hydrogenotrophica DSM 10507 genome window below encodes:
- a CDS encoding Ldh family oxidoreductase, which produces MQNYVVDSGKLKEYTTKLFLAAGLAQTDAQAVSELLVHADLRNVRSHGVLRTVPYLEKIQKGGASKTSAYPVVKETTNSAVIDAQGGLGALAGEKAVAIAREKAKTALMSMVVVRNSNHFGMGAHWALKLAGNDMIGFACSTTDLTMGPPGCKEPFMGNNPFAVAFKAGEKYPEFCVDMATSGVALGKCKDLAKRGKPIPSGWMLDKNGNDTTKVEDCYMMTPMAGHKGFGIALIVELFATLLSGGVLSPDINNQDLPDVPELSSQCFGCINISAFRDLAEFQETAENYIDRLHQIPMKEGAGDAKYPGEIEYTSKLINLKEGVVLPETLTEDLMAIGGELKVDGSFLREHKTERQ; this is translated from the coding sequence ATGCAGAACTATGTGGTAGATTCCGGTAAATTAAAAGAATATACGACGAAGCTGTTTTTGGCGGCAGGGCTGGCACAGACGGATGCCCAGGCGGTCTCAGAGCTTCTGGTACATGCAGATCTGAGAAATGTGCGCAGCCATGGAGTGCTTCGTACAGTTCCTTATCTGGAGAAGATTCAAAAGGGCGGAGCGTCTAAGACCAGCGCTTATCCGGTGGTAAAAGAGACTACCAACAGTGCGGTGATTGACGCACAGGGCGGCTTAGGAGCTTTAGCGGGAGAGAAGGCGGTGGCCATTGCCCGCGAAAAGGCGAAAACGGCTTTGATGAGTATGGTGGTGGTTCGAAACAGCAACCATTTCGGTATGGGAGCGCACTGGGCTCTGAAACTGGCAGGAAATGATATGATCGGATTCGCGTGTTCCACGACAGATTTGACCATGGGCCCTCCAGGCTGCAAAGAGCCGTTCATGGGCAACAATCCCTTCGCGGTGGCTTTCAAGGCGGGGGAAAAGTATCCGGAGTTCTGCGTAGACATGGCGACCAGCGGCGTAGCCCTCGGAAAATGCAAAGACTTGGCAAAGAGAGGAAAGCCGATTCCCAGCGGTTGGATGCTGGACAAAAATGGAAATGATACGACGAAAGTGGAAGACTGTTATATGATGACGCCCATGGCAGGGCATAAGGGCTTTGGCATTGCCTTGATTGTGGAATTGTTCGCGACTTTGCTCTCCGGTGGGGTGCTCTCGCCGGATATCAACAATCAGGATTTGCCGGATGTACCAGAGCTTTCCAGCCAGTGCTTCGGCTGTATCAACATCTCTGCATTCCGCGACCTGGCAGAATTCCAGGAGACGGCAGAGAATTACATTGACCGCCTGCACCAGATTCCTATGAAGGAAGGCGCCGGTGATGCGAAGTATCCAGGAGAGATTGAGTATACAAGTAAACTTATCAATTTGAAGGAAGGCGTGGTGCTTCCGGAGACTCTGACAGAGGATTTGATGGCTATTGGAGGAGAGTTGAAGGTGGACGGTAGCTTTTTGAGAGAACATAAGACGGAACGTCAGTGA
- a CDS encoding helix-turn-helix domain-containing protein: MSSSLFLSQRSLYEDDYSCILRNPQNEFNYGLHYHDFYECVLYLGNAGIFRIEDQEYLIKRGDIVLIDMFKPHTLTYNKNYFYERFSLSINLSLLISFSTSRSNLLDVFHNCSDRLPVYHLSQEQLQKYLTLLDKYRKIKLENGKDILEKALIHQLLAYIYSDCYRGRHIDEKEAQHAQTIAALLKYINTHLNEEITLEQLAAEVNYSEYYVSRLFRKISGKTLTNYIQEKRIEEASCLIRGGLPINQAAEQVGFNNYSYFYKTFKKIIGCNPADYQARY; encoded by the coding sequence ATGAGCAGCTCATTATTTTTATCCCAGCGTTCCCTCTATGAGGATGATTACAGCTGTATTCTGAGGAATCCTCAGAATGAATTTAACTATGGACTTCATTACCATGATTTCTACGAATGCGTCCTCTATCTGGGAAACGCAGGCATCTTCCGCATTGAAGATCAGGAGTACCTGATTAAGCGGGGAGATATCGTTCTGATTGATATGTTCAAGCCCCACACCCTCACCTACAACAAAAACTACTTCTACGAGAGGTTCAGCCTGTCCATCAACTTAAGCTTACTGATCTCCTTCAGCACCTCCCGTTCCAACCTGCTGGACGTATTTCACAACTGCAGCGACCGTCTCCCGGTCTACCACCTGAGTCAGGAGCAGCTGCAAAAATACCTGACTCTTCTGGACAAGTATCGAAAGATCAAGCTGGAAAATGGAAAGGACATCTTAGAAAAAGCGCTGATTCATCAGCTTCTGGCCTATATCTACAGCGACTGCTACCGCGGCCGCCACATTGATGAAAAAGAAGCCCAGCACGCCCAGACCATCGCCGCCCTCCTGAAATATATCAATACCCATTTAAATGAGGAAATTACCCTGGAGCAGCTGGCCGCCGAAGTAAATTACAGCGAATACTATGTAAGCCGTCTTTTCCGGAAAATCTCCGGCAAAACTCTGACGAACTACATACAGGAAAAGCGAATTGAGGAAGCCTCCTGTCTGATTCGCGGCGGACTTCCCATCAACCAGGCGGCTGAACAGGTTGGCTTTAACAACTATAGCTATTTTTATAAGACCTTCAAGAAAATCATCGGCTGTAATCCTGCCGACTACCAGGCGCGTTATTGA
- a CDS encoding D-2-hydroxyacid dehydrogenase: protein MKIVVLDGYTENPGDLSWEELEKLGEVTVYDRTSYEDSPLIAQRLEDAEIAVVNKTPITRATIDQCPGLKLIAVLATGYNVVDCAYAKEKGISVVNVPTYGTQIVGQYAVGLLLEICSHYGHHAQTVREGKWEKNPDWCYWDYPMIELYGKTAGIIGLGRIGQATAKILNAMDMKVLAFDAHPSDAGKALAEYVDLDTLLAQSDVIFLHCPLFPDTEGMINRENIEKMKDGVILINNSRGQLVNEQDLADALNSGKVYAAGLDVVSTEPIKGDNPLLTAKNCFITPHISWAAQASRQRIMDITAENIRAFLAGKPVNVVNQ, encoded by the coding sequence ATGAAAATTGTGGTATTGGACGGATATACAGAGAACCCGGGAGATTTAAGCTGGGAGGAACTGGAAAAGCTCGGGGAGGTGACGGTCTATGACAGGACCTCCTATGAGGATTCTCCGCTGATAGCCCAGAGGCTTGAGGATGCCGAAATCGCGGTAGTCAACAAGACACCCATCACTAGGGCGACCATAGATCAGTGCCCAGGACTGAAGCTCATTGCGGTCCTGGCTACAGGATATAACGTGGTGGACTGTGCCTATGCAAAGGAGAAGGGAATTTCCGTGGTGAATGTTCCCACCTACGGTACGCAGATTGTAGGACAGTACGCGGTAGGTCTGCTGTTGGAGATCTGTTCCCATTACGGACATCACGCCCAGACAGTAAGAGAAGGAAAATGGGAGAAGAATCCAGATTGGTGCTACTGGGATTATCCGATGATCGAGCTCTACGGCAAGACGGCCGGAATCATCGGTCTGGGGAGAATCGGCCAGGCAACGGCTAAAATTCTAAACGCTATGGATATGAAGGTTCTGGCTTTTGACGCACATCCAAGCGACGCTGGGAAAGCGCTGGCAGAATATGTGGATTTGGACACGCTGCTTGCCCAGTCAGACGTGATCTTTTTGCACTGTCCGCTGTTTCCGGATACGGAAGGGATGATCAACAGAGAGAATATTGAAAAGATGAAGGACGGCGTGATTCTCATCAATAACAGCCGCGGGCAGCTGGTAAACGAGCAGGACCTGGCGGATGCCTTAAACAGTGGAAAGGTATACGCGGCCGGTCTGGATGTGGTGTCCACAGAACCGATCAAGGGGGATAATCCTCTGCTCACAGCAAAGAACTGTTTTATCACGCCGCACATCTCCTGGGCGGCCCAGGCGTCTCGGCAAAGGATTATGGACATTACCGCAGAGAACATCCGGGCGTTTTTGGCGGGAAAACCAGTGAATGTGGTGAATCAATAA
- a CDS encoding YitT family protein: MRDKNAVKNVVMDLLCDIGGSVLYSIGIYTFAKMANFAPGGLSGLALIINYLWGIPIGIMTLILNIPFVLISYKIVGRKFMFKTARTMIICTICLDVIFPYTPAYTGSPFLAALYSGVFLGAGLAMFYMRGSSSGGTDFLTMSIKVLRPHLSIGFVTMTIDLVVILLGWPVFGNVDSVLYGLAATFVTSVVIDKIMYGMGSGTLAIIITNHGLDVAEKIGEITGRGSTAIRAMGTYTQKERDVIMCACSSSQAYTVKKAVHEVDEDAFVMLTETNQVFGEGFIETGGERR, from the coding sequence ATGAGAGACAAAAATGCTGTAAAAAATGTTGTGATGGATTTGCTGTGTGATATTGGTGGGAGTGTCCTATATTCAATAGGTATCTACACCTTCGCCAAAATGGCGAACTTTGCACCGGGAGGTTTGTCCGGCCTCGCTCTTATTATAAACTATCTGTGGGGGATTCCCATCGGTATAATGACTTTGATTTTGAATATTCCGTTTGTGCTAATCAGCTATAAGATTGTGGGAAGAAAGTTCATGTTCAAGACGGCCCGCACGATGATTATCTGTACGATTTGTTTGGATGTCATCTTCCCATACACACCAGCTTATACAGGTTCACCATTCTTGGCGGCTTTGTATTCTGGTGTTTTTCTGGGAGCAGGACTTGCGATGTTTTATATGAGAGGGTCTTCCTCAGGCGGGACAGATTTTCTTACGATGTCCATTAAGGTTCTGCGTCCGCATCTGTCCATCGGTTTTGTGACGATGACGATAGATTTGGTGGTCATTCTCCTTGGATGGCCAGTGTTCGGAAATGTAGATTCTGTGCTGTACGGATTGGCAGCAACCTTTGTGACTTCTGTTGTGATTGATAAAATTATGTACGGCATGGGGTCAGGTACTTTGGCGATTATTATCACCAATCATGGCCTTGATGTGGCGGAGAAAATCGGAGAGATCACTGGACGAGGTTCTACAGCAATCCGAGCCATGGGAACTTATACCCAGAAAGAACGGGATGTAATTATGTGCGCCTGCTCCAGTTCGCAGGCATACACGGTAAAAAAAGCCGTACATGAGGTAGACGAGGACGCGTTTGTTATGCTGACTGAGACGAACCAGGTATTTGGAGAAGGGTTCATCGAGACCGGAGGCGAGAGGCGATGA
- a CDS encoding Na+/H+ antiporter NhaC family protein, with amino-acid sequence MVGSVYTLIPPLIVILMVIATKKILLSISSGIVASALLLNQLQPTDTAKDIVSTAVGIFYDGKTVNTDNILLILFILGLGIITAFIEKNGGTVGFARWAQKHVKNAAMAQMVAVVLGILIFIDDYFNALTVGEVSRSLTDKYKVSREKLAYLIDSTSAPVCSICPLSSWGAYIIALYAVLLPPTAAPLNQFISTIPYNFYAIFALGVVIFSAGFNINVGKMNDVASIYRKAAQSRKDEGMVQKEGEEKASDLVVPILLLAFVSMAMMYVTGFVKAESFNIFQILENASTYLALFIGCLTALAYCGVRYYRLHGHHPLKVAKEGVRAVAGATMALLFAWVLIDMISAMETGTFLSGLIVKYAVPAVMLPFLLFVLSSVMALATGFSWGVFGIMLPISVQMTQALGMQDQMVFCCLGAVLSGSVFGDHCSPISDTTILSSAGAQCNHVDHVVSQMPYALYSGMIAALGFLVIGFTENLYLALGIQVVLLIVTILLFRISGSGNRVKRVKNRRVAASM; translated from the coding sequence ATGGTCGGAAGTGTATATACCTTGATACCTCCTCTGATTGTCATTCTTATGGTAATTGCGACGAAGAAAATTCTATTGTCAATTTCCTCTGGTATTGTAGCCAGCGCATTGCTGCTGAATCAGCTTCAGCCGACAGACACAGCCAAGGATATTGTGTCTACTGCAGTGGGAATCTTTTATGACGGAAAGACGGTGAATACAGATAATATTCTGTTGATATTGTTTATTTTGGGCCTGGGAATTATTACGGCATTTATTGAAAAAAACGGTGGAACAGTAGGCTTTGCCAGATGGGCTCAAAAACATGTGAAAAATGCTGCTATGGCGCAGATGGTAGCCGTTGTTTTGGGCATACTTATTTTTATAGATGATTATTTTAATGCACTGACAGTAGGTGAAGTGTCCAGAAGCCTGACAGATAAATATAAGGTATCCAGGGAAAAACTGGCTTATCTGATCGACTCTACCAGTGCTCCGGTATGCTCTATCTGTCCACTATCGAGTTGGGGAGCATACATCATCGCTCTTTATGCAGTATTATTGCCGCCAACGGCTGCTCCGCTGAATCAATTTATCAGCACAATCCCATATAATTTCTATGCAATTTTTGCTTTAGGGGTTGTTATTTTCAGCGCAGGGTTTAATATTAATGTAGGGAAAATGAATGATGTGGCGTCTATTTACCGCAAAGCTGCTCAGAGCCGCAAGGATGAGGGAATGGTACAAAAAGAAGGAGAGGAGAAAGCCTCTGACCTGGTGGTTCCTATCTTACTTTTGGCTTTTGTGAGTATGGCGATGATGTATGTGACCGGCTTTGTGAAAGCAGAAAGCTTTAACATCTTTCAGATTCTGGAAAATGCATCCACGTATTTGGCTCTGTTTATCGGCTGTCTGACGGCGTTGGCTTACTGTGGAGTCCGTTACTACAGACTGCATGGACACCATCCTCTGAAGGTGGCAAAAGAAGGCGTGCGAGCAGTGGCTGGGGCAACTATGGCTCTGTTGTTTGCATGGGTATTGATTGATATGATTTCTGCTATGGAGACGGGAACGTTCCTGTCAGGGTTGATTGTAAAATATGCAGTTCCGGCTGTAATGCTGCCATTTCTGCTGTTTGTGCTTTCTAGTGTCATGGCCTTGGCAACAGGATTTTCCTGGGGTGTGTTCGGAATTATGCTGCCGATCAGCGTACAGATGACGCAAGCACTGGGAATGCAGGATCAGATGGTATTCTGTTGCCTGGGGGCCGTATTGTCCGGTTCAGTATTTGGCGACCATTGTTCGCCAATTTCCGATACGACGATACTCTCTAGTGCAGGAGCTCAATGTAACCATGTGGACCATGTGGTTTCACAGATGCCTTATGCACTGTATTCAGGTATGATCGCAGCCTTGGGATTTCTTGTGATTGGCTTTACTGAAAATCTGTATTTAGCACTGGGAATTCAAGTTGTACTTTTGATTGTGACCATATTGCTGTTTCGCATCTCTGGTTCAGGTAACCGTGTCAAACGAGTCAAAAATAGAAGGGTGGCTGCAAGTATGTAG
- a CDS encoding N(5)-(carboxyethyl)ornithine synthase, translating into MRTIGFVNSHKENERRIALLPEDLDKLSDIASQIVFEKGYASRMGVSDEEYLSRGAKILSREEILNKCDIICDPKAGDAEYLEDLQEGRTIFGWVHPHVCENVKNLLLKKHFEVYAWEEMMEDGMQVFYRNNELAGEAAVNHGCQCCGILPEGKKAAVIGRGNTAQGAIRALVRGGAYVTVYGRKNEEKLRKDIGQYDIIVNAVLWDPKRTDHIISRKELRQAKQQALLVDVSCDEHGAVETSRPTDYAQPTFVEEGVIHYCVDHTPSIYYREASKFISSQVKRFIRPLVTGETDEVLESGCVIRNGEMILEESCR; encoded by the coding sequence ATGAGAACGATAGGGTTTGTGAATAGCCATAAAGAAAATGAACGAAGGATTGCGCTTCTTCCGGAAGACTTGGATAAACTGTCGGATATTGCTTCACAAATTGTCTTTGAGAAGGGATATGCGAGTAGAATGGGAGTTTCTGATGAGGAATATCTCTCGAGAGGTGCGAAGATTTTATCACGTGAGGAGATTTTAAATAAGTGTGATATCATCTGTGATCCCAAGGCAGGTGATGCCGAATATTTAGAGGATCTCCAAGAAGGGAGAACAATTTTTGGGTGGGTGCATCCCCATGTGTGTGAGAATGTAAAAAATCTCTTGTTGAAAAAACATTTTGAGGTCTATGCTTGGGAAGAGATGATGGAAGACGGTATGCAAGTGTTTTACCGTAATAATGAATTGGCGGGAGAAGCCGCTGTGAATCATGGATGTCAGTGCTGCGGAATTTTACCGGAAGGAAAAAAGGCAGCGGTGATAGGAAGAGGGAACACTGCGCAGGGAGCGATCAGAGCTTTGGTCCGTGGAGGTGCTTATGTGACTGTGTATGGAAGGAAAAATGAGGAAAAGCTCAGGAAAGATATCGGACAATACGATATTATTGTAAATGCAGTGCTCTGGGACCCTAAGAGAACAGATCACATCATCAGCAGAAAGGAACTAAGACAGGCGAAACAGCAGGCTTTGTTGGTCGATGTCAGCTGTGATGAGCACGGGGCAGTGGAGACTTCTAGACCTACAGATTATGCACAACCGACTTTTGTGGAGGAAGGTGTCATTCATTACTGTGTGGACCACACGCCCAGTATTTATTATCGAGAGGCTTCTAAGTTTATCAGCAGCCAGGTGAAAAGGTTTATCCGTCCTCTGGTGACCGGCGAGACAGATGAGGTGCTGGAGAGCGGATGTGTGATACGTAACGGAGAAATGATTTTGGAAGAGAGCTGCCGATAG
- a CDS encoding MDR family MFS transporter translates to MNMTKKQRNLTFAVLLVSSIGTSLLQTALTTALPSMMRDLSISAATAQWLTSVYSLTVGIMVPATAYLIKRFPTRKLFLSAVTLFAAGTLLAIVTPTFSLLMVARVMQAMGNGIVLPMTQVVVLTIYPVEQRGTVMGIYGLAVGAAPVVAPTLAGIIIDLWSWRTIFEIVLVIVTVDILMALKVMRDITETEYQSFDILSMLLCTVSFSGILLGLGNLGAADFISLQVGFPLLVGAAALVLFSRRQLRLETPFLELRVLKVKDYLLAVIISMLLYAVMMAGSTLFPIYIQTVCGKSATVSGLIMMPGSLVMALISPFTGRFYDKFGIRKLVVGGSLLMLLSCFGVVFVNADTSVFYIASVYILRLIAIGCIMMPVVTWGMSVLGPENTAHGTALLTSLRTISGAFGSAVFVAVMSKVTELTSSQKGVAANAAGIDFAFAGITVVAAVLFVVCVFCVRKQKFRGDSVQNAVS, encoded by the coding sequence ATGAATATGACGAAAAAACAGAGAAACCTGACTTTTGCAGTTCTTTTGGTTTCATCCATAGGAACTTCTCTGCTCCAGACTGCCCTGACGACTGCTCTGCCGTCCATGATGAGAGACCTCTCGATCTCGGCTGCAACGGCTCAGTGGCTTACCAGTGTCTACAGCCTAACAGTGGGAATTATGGTGCCCGCAACGGCTTACTTGATAAAACGTTTTCCTACCAGAAAATTATTTTTAAGTGCGGTGACTCTGTTCGCGGCAGGTACGTTACTGGCAATTGTGACGCCTACATTCTCGCTTCTGATGGTGGCTAGAGTTATGCAGGCGATGGGAAATGGAATTGTACTTCCAATGACTCAGGTAGTGGTCCTGACTATATACCCGGTGGAGCAAAGAGGAACTGTGATGGGAATCTATGGTCTGGCAGTAGGAGCAGCTCCTGTCGTGGCTCCTACGCTGGCAGGCATCATCATTGATCTATGGAGTTGGAGGACTATTTTTGAGATCGTTCTTGTGATTGTGACTGTCGATATTTTGATGGCGCTGAAGGTGATGAGAGATATCACAGAGACAGAATACCAGAGCTTTGATATACTTTCTATGCTGCTTTGCACGGTCAGCTTTAGCGGAATTCTACTCGGACTTGGAAATTTAGGGGCTGCTGACTTTATAAGCCTTCAAGTGGGATTTCCTCTGCTGGTGGGGGCAGCAGCTTTGGTGCTCTTTAGCAGAAGACAGCTGCGGCTGGAAACGCCATTTTTGGAGCTGCGGGTATTGAAGGTGAAGGATTATCTGCTGGCGGTGATAATCAGTATGCTGCTCTATGCTGTGATGATGGCAGGTTCCACGTTGTTTCCCATTTATATCCAGACGGTCTGCGGCAAATCTGCGACGGTTTCCGGTTTAATCATGATGCCGGGCTCTTTGGTGATGGCTTTAATCAGCCCGTTTACCGGGAGATTTTACGATAAGTTCGGAATCCGTAAGCTGGTGGTGGGCGGGAGCCTTCTGATGCTGCTGAGTTGTTTTGGCGTTGTATTTGTGAATGCGGATACCTCCGTATTCTATATAGCATCGGTCTATATCCTGAGGCTGATCGCCATTGGCTGCATTATGATGCCGGTTGTGACCTGGGGAATGAGTGTGCTTGGACCAGAAAATACAGCTCATGGAACCGCGCTTTTGACATCGCTGCGCACGATAAGCGGTGCTTTTGGCTCGGCGGTCTTTGTGGCTGTTATGAGCAAAGTCACAGAGCTGACTAGCAGTCAGAAGGGTGTGGCAGCTAACGCCGCAGGGATTGATTTTGCCTTTGCAGGCATTACCGTAGTTGCGGCAGTTTTATTTGTAGTATGTGTATTTTGTGTCCGCAAACAGAAATTTCGTGGAGATTCTGTACAGAATGCAGTGAGTTAA
- a CDS encoding MarR family winged helix-turn-helix transcriptional regulator, which translates to MDYQKLIYEFGDIQYEIAKLKELSTIFETTKGENLVLSYLMQRRCNVNPKEISQELNLTSARVAAVLKKLEERNFLERFEDPENHRQTLVRVLPEGEAYHQTMHDNFSLSVRELLEMLGKEDAVNYLRIRRRIVSYYKDKNKRQGGD; encoded by the coding sequence TTGGATTACCAGAAGTTGATTTATGAATTTGGAGATATTCAATACGAAATTGCGAAGCTGAAAGAGCTTAGCACGATTTTTGAGACTACGAAGGGGGAGAACCTTGTTCTTTCTTATCTTATGCAGCGTCGGTGTAACGTGAATCCAAAGGAGATCAGTCAAGAGCTGAACCTTACTTCCGCTCGTGTCGCGGCAGTCCTGAAAAAATTGGAAGAACGAAACTTTTTGGAGCGTTTCGAAGATCCTGAAAATCATCGGCAGACGCTTGTGAGGGTTTTGCCCGAAGGGGAGGCTTATCATCAGACCATGCATGATAACTTTTCCCTAAGTGTCAGAGAATTGCTGGAGATGTTAGGTAAGGAGGACGCGGTAAACTATCTGAGAATCCGCAGACGGATTGTATCCTACTACAAGGATAAGAACAAGAGACAAGGGGGAGATTGA
- the phoU gene encoding phosphate signaling complex protein PhoU, giving the protein MREQFEEQLEQLHREVTEMGNLCEQAIALATKALFGGNDQLAKEVFRRDASIDRKEREIEDLCMRLFLHQQPMARDLRTVSAALKMVSDMERIGDQAADVAELSRYIGDQTLQSKVSLGEMAEATKAMVNASVEAFVKGDEELVKKVIQADDKVDGLFEQVKEEIMNLIYQRDIDAKASLDLLMAAKYFERIGDHAVNIAEWVEYSITGVHTNNEHVNI; this is encoded by the coding sequence ATGCGGGAACAATTTGAGGAACAGCTGGAACAGTTACATCGGGAAGTCACAGAGATGGGAAACCTATGTGAACAGGCGATTGCTCTGGCGACGAAGGCTCTGTTTGGAGGCAACGATCAGCTGGCAAAGGAAGTATTCAGACGGGATGCGTCGATTGACCGCAAGGAGCGAGAGATTGAGGATCTCTGTATGCGTCTGTTTCTTCATCAACAGCCAATGGCTAGAGATTTAAGAACAGTCTCGGCAGCGCTGAAAATGGTATCAGACATGGAGAGAATCGGAGATCAGGCGGCAGATGTCGCAGAACTGTCCCGGTATATCGGAGATCAGACACTTCAAAGTAAAGTATCTCTGGGAGAGATGGCAGAAGCCACAAAAGCGATGGTGAATGCCAGTGTGGAAGCCTTTGTCAAAGGAGACGAAGAACTGGTCAAAAAAGTGATTCAGGCGGACGACAAAGTAGATGGATTGTTTGAGCAAGTGAAAGAAGAGATCATGAATCTGATCTATCAAAGAGATATTGATGCGAAAGCCTCTCTGGATTTGCTGATGGCAGCCAAGTATTTTGAGAGAATCGGGGATCATGCGGTCAATATCGCTGAGTGGGTGGAGTATTCCATCACAGGTGTTCACACCAACAATGAACATGTGAATATATGA
- the pstB gene encoding phosphate ABC transporter ATP-binding protein PstB, with product MQDIKKQNIKIEIKNMNLYYGDFHALKDVELALPEKQITAFIGPSGCGKSTLLKSLNRMNDLVEGCRITGDITLDGEDIYGNMDVNFLRKRVGMVFQKPNPFPMSIYDNIAYGPRTHGIRSKGKLDEIVEKSLRDAAIWDEVKDRLKSSALGMSGGQQQRLCIARALAVQPEVLLMDEPTSALDPISTTKIEDLAVQLKKDYTIIMVTHNMQQAARISDKTAFFLLGEVVEFHDTHQIFSMPKDKRTEDYITGRFG from the coding sequence ATGCAGGATATAAAGAAGCAAAACATAAAGATTGAGATAAAGAATATGAATTTATATTACGGGGATTTCCACGCGTTAAAGGATGTAGAGCTCGCGCTTCCTGAGAAACAGATTACGGCGTTTATAGGACCTTCTGGATGCGGAAAGTCTACACTGCTGAAATCTCTGAATCGTATGAATGATCTTGTAGAAGGCTGTAGGATTACTGGAGATATTACTTTAGATGGGGAAGATATCTACGGGAATATGGATGTAAACTTTCTTAGAAAGCGGGTGGGAATGGTCTTTCAGAAACCGAATCCGTTTCCCATGAGCATCTATGACAACATTGCCTATGGCCCTAGGACTCATGGAATCCGCTCAAAGGGAAAACTGGATGAGATTGTCGAAAAATCTCTGAGGGATGCAGCGATCTGGGATGAAGTAAAAGACCGCCTAAAATCCAGTGCGCTGGGAATGTCCGGGGGTCAGCAACAGAGACTTTGCATTGCGAGGGCGCTGGCAGTTCAGCCAGAAGTATTGCTGATGGATGAGCCAACCAGTGCTTTGGACCCAATTTCTACGACAAAAATTGAGGATTTGGCAGTTCAGCTAAAGAAAGATTACACGATTATTATGGTGACGCACAATATGCAGCAGGCGGCCAGGATTTCTGACAAGACAGCTTTCTTTCTCTTAGGAGAAGTGGTTGAGTTTCATGACACTCACCAGATCTTTTCAATGCCAAAGGATAAGAGAACAGAAGACTATATCACAGGGAGGTTTGGTTAA
- the pstA gene encoding phosphate ABC transporter permease PstA, with translation METKNSQTLRQKLKGYKAHPFSAIVAGMVLLAALITFCVLIFLVAFILVKGIRYLTPDLFALKYTTENASLMPALVNTLIITALSLLIAVPIGVFAAIFLVEYANRGSRLVSLIRITTETLSGIPSIIYGLFGLLFFTTALKWGFSLLSGSLTLVIMILPLVIRTTEEALKSVPDFYREASFGLGAGKLRTIFKVVLPSAVPGILAGVILATGRIVGETAALIYTAGTVAQIPGNLLGSGRTLAVHMYSLASEGLYMNQAYATAVVLLVIVLLINWISGRIAAKIAKH, from the coding sequence ATGGAAACTAAAAACAGTCAGACTCTGAGACAGAAGCTAAAGGGCTATAAGGCACACCCATTTTCAGCGATTGTGGCTGGGATGGTACTTCTGGCAGCGTTGATTACTTTCTGTGTACTGATCTTTTTAGTAGCTTTTATTCTGGTAAAAGGAATCAGATATCTCACACCGGATTTGTTTGCTTTGAAATATACGACAGAGAATGCGTCGCTTATGCCTGCATTGGTTAACACTTTGATTATTACAGCGCTTTCTCTTTTGATTGCGGTGCCGATTGGTGTTTTTGCGGCAATATTCTTGGTGGAATATGCGAACAGGGGTAGTCGTCTGGTATCTCTGATTCGGATTACCACGGAGACACTGTCAGGAATTCCATCAATTATTTACGGTTTATTTGGACTGCTGTTTTTTACGACGGCGTTGAAATGGGGATTTTCTCTTCTGTCAGGTTCCCTTACACTTGTGATTATGATTCTTCCGTTGGTCATTCGTACCACAGAGGAAGCTCTGAAATCTGTGCCGGATTTCTATAGAGAGGCCAGTTTTGGACTAGGAGCAGGGAAACTGCGGACGATCTTTAAGGTGGTTCTCCCCAGTGCGGTTCCTGGGATTTTGGCCGGAGTTATTTTAGCTACCGGAAGAATTGTCGGTGAGACGGCAGCTTTGATTTATACTGCTGGTACTGTGGCCCAGATTCCTGGAAATTTACTGGGTTCAGGAAGGACGCTGGCAGTGCATATGTATTCTCTGGCCAGTGAGGGACTCTATATGAACCAGGCATACGCCACAGCGGTAGTACTGCTGGTTATCGTACTTTTAATCAATTGGATATCCGGCCGAATTGCAGCTAAGATCGCGAAACATTGA